Genomic window (Sulfurovum sp. NBC37-1):
CTTCTGGTCCTCTTCTCCGGGCCGATCTTTGGTGTGTTCATGAGTACCAATCTGCTGTGGTTCTTCATTTTCTGGGAGTTGACACTGGTACCGATGTTTTTTCTGGTCGGTATCTGGGGTGCGGAAGGGCGCATTTACGCGGCGGTCAAATTCTTCCTCTATACCCATGTCGCTTCCATGCTGATACTGTTGGCATTCTTTCTCATCTACAAAGAGACAGGCATCTTCGATATGACGATGGTCAAAGAAGCAATGTTGAGCACGCCGGTACTGGTCTGGTGGCTGCTTTTTATCGGTTTTGCCGTAAAGATGCCGATATTCCCTTTTCATACCTGGCTGCCGGATGCACACGTGCAGGCACCCGCACCCGTCTCTGCCCTTCTGGCGGGAGTCCTGCTGAAAATGGGTGCCTACGCGATGATCCGTATGGTCGTATTGATGCTCCCCGAACAGTCGGAGCATTTCGCCTGGGTGATCCTGGTGCTTGGACTGGTGACGCTCTTTTATGCCGGTTTCATGGCACTCTATGAGACGCATCTCAAAAAGATGGTCGCCTACAGCTCCATTTCGCATATGGGCCTGGTCACTGTGGCCATTGCTACCCTGAGCTATGCAGGCCTCTCTGCCGCACTCTATGAAATGATAGGACATGCGCTCATCATTTCGCCGCTCTTTCTGATCGCGGGATTCCTGCACAGCCGAACCGGAAGCTGGCAGATGAAGGATATGGGAGGGTTGATGCAGAAAGCACCGTACCTTTCCGCCATCTTTGTACTGGCTGGCCTGGCGGCACTCGGACTTCCGGGGACCATGGGGTTCATCGGTGAACTGACTATTCTGATCGCTGCGATAGAACAGTATGGTATCGGATTGATCGTGGTGGCTCTGGGTTCCATGATAGGCGCAGGGTATATTATCTGGACGTTCAGGCGTGTGGTGTACGGGGAGAAGTCCGCTCTGGTGGAAAAAAGTGATTTCAGAATGAACAGGGTCGAGTTCGCTGCCCTGATCATTTTTGCGCTGGGCATCATAGGTTTTGGCCTCTTCCCGTCCGTCCTGTTCGACACGATCAATGCAGCCTTCAGCATGCTGCTTACCTCAGGAGGTGCCTTATGATAAGTGCGTTTTCCATTTTATTTGCCGCCTCGCTGTTGAGCCTGCTGCTGCACAGAACGAAGTTCCTGCAGCCCTTTGCGCTGACAGCCTTGATAGCCGGTCTGGTATTGAGCGGCACTTCCGTTGGCTTGAACGGTTTCGAGACCTCTGCCGCAATGACGCTTTTTACGGTGGTCATGCTTATTGTACTCATCGCCTTTGTACTGCATGAAAAGAACGATACGACGATCACGCAGGCGCTCTTCCTCGCTACGGCTTCCGTGGCGCTGCTGCAGAGCCGGACGATGCTTGCGTTCATTGTCTCGTTCGAAGCGGTGAGCCTGATCTCCATTGTGCTTGTGAGCGATATCAGAACCAAAGCGCAGGCGGAAGGTGCCGTGAAGATGTTCATTGCCGGGGCCATCGCAACGGGTATGCTTCTGTTGGGTGCTGCCTTCTACCTGATGGGAGGTGGCGTGCTGGATGCACCTGTCACAAGCAACGGAAACCTCTTCTCTCTGGCAGGCATTTATGTGATGCTCTTTGCCGTGTTCTACAAGCTGACCATCGTTCCCATGCACGGATGGGCGGCAGATACCTATGCGCTGGTACGCCATTCTCATGCGGCACTCCTGACCGGAGTGGCCAAAACGATTGTGGCTCTGGCAGCGTTCAGGCTTTTTGCACCTTCTCTCGCCCAAACAGTCGAAATGAGCGTGCCTCTACTGGCCATTCTGGCAGTTGTGACGATGACACTGGGGAATTTCATGGCACTCTACCAGAAAAAACTCGCACGCATGTTGGCCTACTCGTCTATTGCCCATGCGGGGTATATGCTGCTGGCATATGTGGCGGTCAAGAGCGGATATGCCTCCACCGGGCTGCTCTATATGGCGATCGCCTACATCTTCATGCAGACCGCTGTCTTCCTGGTACTTGACACCCTGCGCAATAAGTACGGTATGCAGACACTTGAAGATGTCAAGGGACTGGCAAAAGGGAACGGTGTACTGGCATTCTTCTTTACTGTGCAGCTCTTCTCTCTTGCGGGTATTCCGCTGCTGGCGGGTTTCCTCGGAAAAGCGGTGGTCTTCTATGCCGTTGTCGATGCGGGACTCTGGTACGTTGCGCTGATCGCACTGCTGAACTCGGCACTCTCAGTAGGGTACTATGCCTGGATCGTCAAACATCTCTATTTTGACGAAGCTGAAGCGTCCGTGATATTCAAAGCCGAAGAGAAGTTTACCGTGATGTCTCAGCTCATACTCTTCGGGGGTACGCTCTATTTCGGTATCTTTGCCTTCGTGGTTTTCGCTGTAGGCAAGAGTTTTTAAATCGGAAGGAAACAGTATGAACATAAAAGGAATACAATGGAAACGATAACATGCGATGTACTCATCATCGGCGGGGGTCCTGCCGGTGGTGTGTGTGCCGTAACGGCAAAGATGAACTACCCGCAGAAAAAAGTGCTGGTAGTGCGGGAGATGGAAGTACAGATGGTTCCTTGTGCGATCCCTTATGTCTTCGGCACTACGCTTGGAAGCAGTGAAAAGAATGTCGCTTCCTGTGCGAAAGCTGAAGAGATGGGCATAGAGACCATCATAGCCAAAGTGGAAGAGGTGAATACCGAAGCCAAAATGGCACGTACGTCTGCACATGAGATCCATTTTGACAAGTTGGTGTTCGCGACAGGCTCCGTTCCTTTTGTCCATGCTTCCCTGCAGCCTTCTTTAGCATTTGAAGGAGTCTTTACTGTTCCAAAGAACAAACAGCTCATAGACAAGGCGAAAACCTATATCGATAATGTTAAAAACATTGTTGTAGTGGGTACCGGGTTTATCGGTATCGAGATGGCGATGGAACTCAAAGAGAGTGGCAAAAACGTAACCGTCATAGGCGGAAGCAAACATATTCTCAAAGGAACCTTTGACTCGGAAGTCGCCATGCAGGCTGAAGAGATCCTGCTGGCACATGATGTTGCCTTTATCAGTGAAGACAGAGTCAGCGGTGTACTGGACGACAATGGCAGCAAGATCGTCCGTGGCGTACAGCTGAAAAGTGGAAGGGTCGTCCCTGCACAGGCAGTCATTCTGGCAACAGGATACAAGCCCAACACCCAACTGGCGAAAGAGGCAGGTCTTTTCCTGGGACATTACGGCGGTATCTGGGTCGATGAATATATGCGTACAGCCAATCATGATGTTTTTGCTGTAGGTGACTGTTGTGCCAGAAGAGGCTTCATTAGTAAAGTGCCCTCGAAGGTTATGCTGGCATCTACTTCTGCTGCAGAAGGCCGTATGGCAGGGAGTTCTCTGTTCGGTTTTAAGTACCTTAAGGGATTCAGCGGTACCATTGCCATCTTCTCGACCATGGTAGGGACTACGGCATTCTCTTCCGCCGGGATCACGGAAGAGGAAGCACGCAAGTCAGGTGCTGATATCGTGGTGGGAAGCTTTACCGGTATGAACAGACACCCCGGAAGCATTCCCGGTGCACATAAACAGTTCGTCAAACTGGTTGCCATGCGACATAGCGGACAGATCATAGGTGGTCAGATCGTCGGCGGGAACGAAACGGGAGAAATGATCAATATCATCGGAGTGATGATAGAAACCAAGATGACCATTTACCAGGTGATGTCCATGCAGGTAGCTACTCAGCCTATGCTGACGGCTGCACCGACCAATTATCCCATTGTGATGGCTGCGGCCATGATCGCCCAGAAAATCGAAAATCACTAAAAAAAGGTAACTATACGGATGGTGCCAACATCACCGGTTTCACGCATGTAGCCGATGCTAAGATCGTGGAGGGGATCTAACCACTAAAACAGAGTGGGGATAGTGCTTTCCCTCTCCCTCCCGGAAAGCCCCTCTATGAAAAGAGCCTGCTGAAGAACGATCCTTTTCCTGCAAGCTTATCTATCAGTTCGAAATAGTATGTTTCATTCTTCAGCCCCAGTTCGGGGTATTTCAGCTTTCCGTCCGGCATCACCGCTATGGTGAAGGGGACGGACTGTATCTTGAACGCCGAAGCGAGTTTCGGATTTCGGCTGACATCGCACTTCACTACAGGGATACCGTTCTCCTCTCCGTATTTTTCCAATCTTTCGTCTATCAGCTGCATCAGCATCTGGCATGGGCCGCAGGTAGGGGAGTAAAAGTCTATAAAGACAGGCGTGTCATTGTTCTTGATGATCGTTTCGTAGTTTTTATCTGTAAGTTCCATGGTAAAAGTATAGCTTTCTTTTCATTACATGCTATAATTTATTAAAAGAGAAGGAGAGAAGATGGAAATGAAAAGCAATTATGTAGATATTTTCAAACGGGAGATATTCCCTGCAAAGGTCAGAGTTGAAAAAGGAAAGATCGCTTCTATAGAAAGAATTGATACACCTTGTGATACCTACATACTCCCCGGATTTGTTGATGCGCATATCCACATTGAGAGTTCCATGCTCCCGCCCAGTGAGTTCGCCCGTCTCGCCGTCTGCCACGGTACGGTTGCTACCGTGTCAGACCCGCACGAGATAGCCAATGTTCTGGGAATACCCGGTGTTGGGTATATGCTGGACAACAGTGAAATGACACCGTTCAAATTCTACTTTGGGGCTTCTCCCTGCGTTCCTGCCACTACGTTCGAGACCAGTGGTGCGACACTGGGGCCCGACGAGATAGAAAGCCTGTTGAAAATGCCGCAGATCAAATACCTTTCTGAAGTGATGAATTTTCCCGGTGTGATCAATGGTGACCCTGACATGCTGGCGAAGATTGCAAAAGCCAAAGCATTACACAAACGTATCGATGGGCATGCCCCCGGGCTCAGAGGAGATGAGCTGACAAAATATATCGAGGCGGGTATCGAGACCGACCATGAAGCTTTCACCTACGAAGAGGGGTTGGAAAAGCTGCAGAAGGGTATGAAAATACTCATACGTGAAGGCTCGGCTGCCAAGAATTTCGAAGCGCTTGCACCGCTCATTCCTGCCTATCCGAACAAACTGATGTTCTGTTCGGACGACCGGCATCCCAATGATCTTGCCAGAGAGCACATTGACGGACATGTCAGACGGGCGATCGCCAAAGGGTATGATCTCTTTGATGTACTCAGGATCGCCTCGGTCAATCCGGTTGAGCATTATGGGCTTGAAGTTGGGTTGCTGAGGGTAGGGGACCCGGCTGATTTTATTGTAGTAGAAGACCTGAAAGATTTTAAAGTCCTTCAAACGGTCATCGATGGAGAGATCGTTGCCAGAGGAAAGAAACCGCTGATCGATTCCGTTACGGTGGAAACCCCCAACCATTTTCATACCGGAATAAAAAAAGAGGAAGATTTTATATTGGAGCGCTGTGTCCATACGGAGATCATTCATGCCCTCGACCATTCTTTGATCACGGAAGAGGAGATCATGGATCTTTCCTCCGGGAAAGCGAAAGATGTGCTGAAGATCACGGTGGTGAACCGTTATGAAGATGTAAAGCCGGCTGTAGCGTACGTGCATGGGTTTGGCCTCAAGAAAGGTGCCATTGCTTCGAGTGTCGCGCATGATTCGCATAATATCATTGCGGTAGGGTGCAGTGATGCCTTGATTGCCAAAGCGGTCAATACGATCATCGGGAACCGGGGCGGGATCTGTGCAGTAACAGAAGAAGAAATCGAAGTCCTGAGTCTTCCGATTGCGGGGTTAATGAGTGACAAAGACGGTTTTGAAGTGGCAAATCGTTACGCTGATCTCGACAGGATGGTACGGGAATATTTTACTTCACTACTAAGCGCACCTTTCATGACACTCTCTTTCATGGCACTTCTGGTCATTCCTGAACTTAAACTCAGCGACAAAGGGTTGTTTGATGGACGCAGCTTTCATTTTATAGATTCCTGCAGGAGATAGATATGGGATTTTTCAAACTCAAAGAGCATGGAACTGATGTTAAAACAGAAGTGATAGCCGGAGTCAGTACGTTTCTTGCCATGCTATACATCATTCCGGTCAATGCAGCCATCATGAGTGAGGCAGGTATGCCTTATGATGCTTTGGTGACCGCAACGGCAGTAATGACGATTCTTGCCACACTTATTAATGCTTTCTGGTCCAATACCCCTGTAGCCATGAGTGTCGGGATGGGACTCAATGCCTTCTTCACCTTTGGATTGGTCAAAGGAATGGGGATGACCTGGCAGACGGCACTGGGTGTGGAAGTGGTTTCCAGTACGCTTTATGTATTGGTCACGATGACACCGCTTCGGCGCTGGCTCATCGAGACGATGCCGATGGATTTCAAACGGGCTGTCAGTGCGGGTATCGGTGCATTCATTTCATTCATCGGACTGGAGCAGTTGCATATCATCGTTAAGAGTGATGCGACACTGGTCACACTCGGGAAACTCAGTGAAGCACCGGTACTGATGGGCATACTTTCCCTGCTTCTTGCACTGTTTCTGTTGCTGAAAAAAGTACGCGGTGCCTTCATCGTCTCCATTGCGGCGACGACAGTGCTGGCATGGCTGTTGGGTATTGCCAAATTGCCTGAAAGTTTTATCTCTATGCCCGCATCGATGTCACCACTTCTGTTTAAGATGGATATAGTTGAGGTGCTGAAGCTATCGATGGTTCCGGTACTGCTGACTTTCTTGATCACCGATATCTTTGATACGCTGGGAACACTGACGGGGCTTGGTCTGCGTGCCGGTCTGTATGAAGGGAAGCGTTCTGTTGCACTTGAGAAGAGCATACAGGCGGATGCTGCAGGTACGTTTATGAGCGGTTTTGCAGGGGTGACCAGTACGACACCCTTCATCGAAAGTGCTGCAGGGGTAGAGGCAGGAGGCCGGACAGGACTTACGGCACTTGTAACGGCGCTGCTTTTCATCCTTCCGCTTTTCGCTTTGCCGTTTTTCAAAGCCATTCCCTCCTTTGCCATCTACCCGGTCCTGATACTGGTAGGTACGATGATGTTCTCCGAGCTGCGCTCCATCAACTATGATGACCCTGCCATGCAGTACAGTACGTTCTTCACCGTACTGGGTATGCCTATGACCTATTCGATCACAGACGGGCTGATGCTAGGTGCTTTGGTCTATGTGGTGGTAAAAGTGATGAAGGGCAAAATAAGGGAAACAAGTAAAGGGATGATAGCCTTGGCGGGAATCGCTGTACTGCTATTCTTCTTTTTGTAGTGTCTATTTGAATGATCGAGATTTTGGTAAAACTTACTGGTGCAGGTTTCATGTATAATATAGGTAGATAATATTATTATTAAAATAAACGGTGTGAAAGGTACTCTTTCAATGAAATGTATAGGTAGATATATTTTGTTGCTTATGGCAATGTTCAGTTTTGCCTTTTGCGCAAACATCCCCGAGAAGGTTTCCGTACAGCTTCAGTGGAAACATCAGTTTGAGTTCGCCGGCTTTTATGCGGCCAAAGAGAAAGGGTTTTACAAAGAAGTGGGGCTGGATGTCGATTTGATAGAATTTGACGGTGGATCAAATACTATCGATAGGGTACTCAGTGGTGATGTAACATTCGGTGCGACTTATTCTACGTTGATCTACCGTTATCTTAAAGGCGATCCGCTTGTGTTGTTGGCCAACTTTTTCAAGCAGTCACCCCTTGTGCTTGTCACTCAAAAACAGTTCAAACTGCCAAGCGATCTGAAGGGCAAAAAGGTGATGGTGTCCGATACTACTGTGAACGATGCCAAACTGCTGATGATGTTTAAAAAATTCGATATGAACGAATCGGATTTCATTGCTGTTCCTCCCTCTTTCGATCTTCAGGACTTCATTGATAAAAAAGTGGATGCGATGACGGTTTTTGTCACCAATGAAACCTATCAACTGGACAAAAAGGGCGTCGCATATAATGTCCTTGATCCCAGTGCGTATGGGGTTCGCTTCTATGACCTCAATCTTTTCACTTCCCAAAAAGAGCTGAGGGAGCATCCGCAGCGTGTAGCGGCATTCAGGAATGCTACGATCAAGGGATGGAAATATGCCCTGAAACACAAAGACGAGATCATCAGGCTGATACTGGATAAATACAATACGCAGTACAAAGACTACGCCTCCCTGAAGTATGAAGCCGATCAGATCAAAAATATGATCCTTCCAAAATTCTATCCGATGGGAAGTATCGACCCCAAGAGAGTCAAGGAGATAGCCCACACATTCATTTCGCTTGGGATATTGCCTCCTTCGACATCGTTGAATCTCGACAAGTTTATCTACAATACGGTTCCGGATGATATCGGCCTGAGTGCAGAAGAGTCCAACTATCTCAATACAAAAAATGTCATTACCTATTGTGCCGATCCGGATTGGCTGCCGCTGAGTGCTATTGTTGACAAGAGGCATATCGGTATGGATGCCGATTATCTTTCAATTATTTCCGGCAGGATCGGAAGGCCCTTTCATCTCGTCTTGACCAAAAGTTGGAATGAATCGCTGCGCTTTGCCAGGGAGGGCAAGTGTGATGTTCTTACTTTGGCAATGGTGACACCGAAGCGAAAAGAGTATCTTCTATTTACCAACCCGCTTCTAAACATTCCTCTGGTACTTGTCACTGGTATAGATAAAGGGTTTTATACGAACCTGATGGAGCTTTCGGATAAGAAGATCGGTATCGTGAAAGGCTATGCGTATATTGAGCTTTTTAGAAAGATTTATCCCGATATCAAGCTGACGGAGGTGGAGAGTGTCACCAAAGGGATGAGAATGGTTGCTGAGGGCAAACTATTCGGTTTTATTGACAATCTTACGACCGCCGGTTATCTTGTGCAAAAAGAGTATGTCGGCACACTGAAGATCTCTGCCAAATTCGATGAAAATCTGGTACTGGGATACGGGGTGCAGAAAAGCCAGCCGCAGCTGCGTTCCATACTCGATAAAACGATAGCGACGATTGATGAGGAGACAAAACAAGCCATTGCCAGCCGTTGGACAAGTATCAAGATAGAGAATGGAATCAGCCATGCAGTGCTGCTGAAAATTTTACTTGTTGTATTGCTCGTTGTTTTGATCATCTATTACCGATACAGGAAAATGAGTACCGAAAAGAATGCACTTGAGGCGATTTCTATGATAGACTCCCTGACAGAACTTTTCAATAGAAGAAAAATCGACCGCTTGATCGATAGTGAAGTGAAACGAATCAGGACAAAAGGCTGTTTCAGCCTTATATTGATCGATATCGACAATTTCAAAAACATCAACGACAGCTATGGCCACGATGTAGGCGATATCGTACTCAAACACATTGCACAAATACTGAAAAGCAGTGTCCGAAAAAAGGATAGTGCCGGACGATGGGGAGGTGAAGAGTTTCTCATCGTCTGCCCGGATACCAGCAAAGAGGAGGCAGCAAAATTTGCAGAACGTATCCGGATAGCTATCGAGAATGAGAGTTTCGAAAAGATCCTGAAGGTCACTGCCAGTGTCGGTGTAGCCGAGTACAACAGGGAAAATATTGGCGATACATCTCTTATTAGAAGATTAGACAAGGCGCTGTACGATTCCAAAAGGGACGGAAAGAATAGGGTAACTGTGGCTCTCTAAGTTCGTATACATTGTTTTTATCTTTGAACTTCGATGCGCTGCGTCTTTGACGAGGGTCAAGTGTCAGGTGACCTGGCTATAATATATGTTGCAAAGAAGTTCAATAAAAATGTCATAAAAGGAAAACCTATGAAAAAAATAACTTTTTCCCTTATATCGATTCTATCGTTGAGTGGATTGTCTTTTGGAGGCGGAAATGTTGTACCTATAGTGCCGGTAGAAGAACCTATTGTGGAGACACCTGTTAATAGTGCTTTTTATGTAGGACTGGGGTATAGCTATCTCAGCTCTAACCGTACAGCAAAACTCAATAAGCCAGGTGACCCTCGTCATGGCCAGGTTGTCAAAGATACGGATTCCAATGCCGATAATATTTTACTGCAGGTGGGGTATCAGTTCAATCCCTATCTTGCGCTGGAGGGCCGATACACTTTTTCAGTGGGTGATCATTCATTGACCCATAATCATTTGGGTGGAATTAAGGAGGATGTTGATATTGATATTTCCAATATGGCTCTTTATATTAAACCAATGTACCCTATTGGGGATTTTTCTATCTATGGATTACTGGGGTATGGAAAAGTCGAAAGAGAACGTCATGAAGAACCTTATCGTAGCTGGGATGGCAGCGGTTTCCAATGGGGTGCAGGTGTACAGTATGCCATAGGAGATGACTTTTCGGTGTTTGTTGATTATACCCGGTGGTATGATGAAGAAGGCGAACCGCATGAGCGTCTGCCGAGACTATTGGATACTGATTTTTCTGTTTTGAGTGTCGGAATAAGTTATAGATTTTGATTTGGAAATATGCTGCATCGGTTACCTGTGCAGTAAAGAATCCATCATCGATTCCATAGAACTGCAGTCAATGATTTTCTGATATTTTAACTCATCTTCAGACAGTTCTTCTGCATTTTTTATCTGCATCTCAAGTATATTCGTATCTGCTTCGGAGATATCATTGCCGAGCTTGGTACGTTTCTTTATCCTGTCCCGTATCACTTCTGTATCGCATTGCAGATCGAGTATCCTGAAAGGAATATCCTGTTCGACGGAGAGTTGCTCAAAAAGCTTTCGCTGCCACTGTTTCAAAAAAGTCGCATCAACAACAACCGGCAATCCGGCACGCAAAACTACCAGTGCAAGTTTTGCCAATCGTTCATAGGTCTTTCTGTTTGCATCAGGTGAATATTTCTCTTCTATCCCTTTTTCGCCGTTTGGCCCAAAAAGCCTCATTCGTTCTCTGTCGGACCGGATACGAAGCGCACCGTATGACTCCACTGACATCAGCGCACAGGTACTTTTGCCAGAACCGGAAAAACCATGCGTCAGAGCCAAAAACAGATCTGTTTTCTCTGTATATTTTATTGCCAGATCCATATAGCCTTCCACTTCATCCAAAATGGCTTCGTACTCTTTGCCTTTTCCTGTCTGGGCTGCTCTGAGTGCCGAGACCTTTGCCCGTACCATTGCCCTGTAGGTTTTGTAAAAGTTCAGAACCTCGACCCCTTCATAATCTCCTGTCAATTCCAGATAGCGGTTCAGCACTCTGCGGCTGTGTCGGAACAGTCCGCGATACTCAAGATCCATCAGCAAAAATGCCAGGTCGCTGATCACATCGATATGGTTGAGATTTGGATTAAACTCTATTGCGTCGAAAAGAATCATCTTCCCCTTATAGAGAGCCATATTGTGCAGATGCAGATCCCCATGGCATTCACGGATAAAACCTTCTCTTTTTCTTTTCTTCAGTACTTTTCTGAGCCTGTTGAATTCACGGTATGTCCACATTTCTACAGCATCTTTCTTTCGGGAAAATCTTTCTGTATCCAGGATCGCGAGCTGTTCGAAATTCTCTTTCATGGGTGCGTACAGAGCATTCGGATCTCCATAGGCGGATGCAGGATCTACACTTTCCAAGCCTGTATGAATACCTGCGAGCATCTCTGCTATCTTTTCTGCCATTTCTATCTCCAGCCTGCCGTCATCCGCGATATGGTCCAGCTGGTTTCTCTGTTCAAAGCGGCGCATCTTGACAGCGTAATCCAACACTTTGCCATCGCCCTCAATTTCTGGATTTTCGATGGAACCGGTGATTTTCACAATACCCAGATAGAGTTTCGGGGCATAGCGCTTGTTGATCCGGAGCTCCTCCATGCAATACAGATGGCGTTTTTTCAGTGTCGAATAATCCAAAAAACCGAAATCGACAGGCTTTTTCAGTTTATAGACTGTATCACCGCAAAGAATCACTGTAGATATATGTGTCTGCAAAAGCTGTGTATCACATTGCGGCTTTAGATATCTTATGAGATTCCGGATGAGAATATTATGCTTTTCTATGCTCATTACAGGAAACCTTTTGTCTTTTGCATTTTTCTTCTCCTTATGAACGATATACTATAGGGAACCTCTAATAATAGGTGATACCCACAACATCGCTAGCTTTTGTCTAGGCTAGGCACTCTTTTGAAGACCTAGCCGTAGCTAAGTCGAAAAAGAGTAACAACGTATAGGCGAAAGCTAGAGATGCCCGAAGGGTGGGCTTTGCAAACGCAATCATGCACAAGATATTTACTTCGTCTTAGCTACGGCTAGGACTTGAAAATTTCTTGCACAATCTCACATTTGCAAAACCAATTGTGGGTATTACCTATTATTAGAGATTCCCTATAATATAACATATTTTCCAAAAGGCCAACAATGAAATTTTCCATAGACAGAGGTGGTACCTTTACTGATGTGTATGCCGAACATGATGGTCAAATTTATATAGAAAAGCTTCTATCTGTTGATCCTGCCAATTATGATGATGCCCCAAGGGAGGGGATTCGCAGGCTTCTTGGCAGGATCTCATCGGATGCAGTCTCTCTTGAGAGTGTTCCCGAAGAGTCGATAGAGTGGATCAGGATGGGAACGACTGTCACTACAAATGCACTGTTGGAGAAAAAGGGAGCGAGGACGGCACTGCTGATCACAAAAGGGTTTAGAGACCTGCTTGAGATCGGATATCAGAACCGTCCTGAACTGTTTGATCTGAATATCAAAAAACCCGAAGTGCTCTACGAAGAGGTAGTCGAGATAGATGAGCGGGTGCTTCCCATAAAGGAGGGTGGCGGTTTCGAGGTCATCAAGCCACTTGATATAGAGTCTGCAAAAGAAACGATGCAGAGACTCAAATCGCAGGGTATAGAGGCATTGGCGATAGTGTTGCTCCATTCGTATCAATTCTTTGAACACGAGGAGATATTGGGTGAGATTGCCGAAGAGTTGGGCTTCGAGCAGGTGAGTCTCTCGCACAGAGTCATCCCCTCGGTCAAGGCGGTAATCAGAGGAGATACGACTGTGGTGGATGCCTATTTGACACCACATATTCGCAGATATATCAACGACTTCTCCCAAGGATTTCGCAACAGGCTCGCGGAGACTGAACTGCTCTTTATGCAGTCTCACGGCGGACTCAGCCCTACAGGGGAGTTCAGGGGCAGCAACGCCATACTCTCGGGACCGGCCGGCGGGGTGTTGGGGCTTTCGTCGCTGTATGAAGATAAAGCTTTGATAGGTTTCGATATGGGTGGAACCAGCACCGATGTATCCCGTTATGACGGAAAGTTGGATTTGCGATTTGAGAGTGAGATAGCAGGAACCGTCATCCGCTCTCCTCAGTTGGACATTATGACAGTCGCGGCAGGGGGTGGCTCCAGACTCTTTTATAAAAACGGGATGTTTGTCGTGGGTCCCGAGAGTAGTGGGGCAGATCCCGGACCAGTTTGTTATAGGAAGGGAGGGTATCTCAGTATCACCGATGCCAATGCGGTATTGGGGCGCATCGTGCCATCACAGTTTCCAAAAATTTTCGGTAAGAGTGAAAATGAAGCACTTGATGTCGAAGCATCAAGAGAGGC
Coding sequences:
- a CDS encoding NCS2 family permease, which translates into the protein MGFFKLKEHGTDVKTEVIAGVSTFLAMLYIIPVNAAIMSEAGMPYDALVTATAVMTILATLINAFWSNTPVAMSVGMGLNAFFTFGLVKGMGMTWQTALGVEVVSSTLYVLVTMTPLRRWLIETMPMDFKRAVSAGIGAFISFIGLEQLHIIVKSDATLVTLGKLSEAPVLMGILSLLLALFLLLKKVRGAFIVSIAATTVLAWLLGIAKLPESFISMPASMSPLLFKMDIVEVLKLSMVPVLLTFLITDIFDTLGTLTGLGLRAGLYEGKRSVALEKSIQADAAGTFMSGFAGVTSTTPFIESAAGVEAGGRTGLTALVTALLFILPLFALPFFKAIPSFAIYPVLILVGTMMFSELRSINYDDPAMQYSTFFTVLGMPMTYSITDGLMLGALVYVVVKVMKGKIRETSKGMIALAGIAVLLFFFL
- a CDS encoding diguanylate cyclase; its protein translation is MKCIGRYILLLMAMFSFAFCANIPEKVSVQLQWKHQFEFAGFYAAKEKGFYKEVGLDVDLIEFDGGSNTIDRVLSGDVTFGATYSTLIYRYLKGDPLVLLANFFKQSPLVLVTQKQFKLPSDLKGKKVMVSDTTVNDAKLLMMFKKFDMNESDFIAVPPSFDLQDFIDKKVDAMTVFVTNETYQLDKKGVAYNVLDPSAYGVRFYDLNLFTSQKELREHPQRVAAFRNATIKGWKYALKHKDEIIRLILDKYNTQYKDYASLKYEADQIKNMILPKFYPMGSIDPKRVKEIAHTFISLGILPPSTSLNLDKFIYNTVPDDIGLSAEESNYLNTKNVITYCADPDWLPLSAIVDKRHIGMDADYLSIISGRIGRPFHLVLTKSWNESLRFAREGKCDVLTLAMVTPKRKEYLLFTNPLLNIPLVLVTGIDKGFYTNLMELSDKKIGIVKGYAYIELFRKIYPDIKLTEVESVTKGMRMVAEGKLFGFIDNLTTAGYLVQKEYVGTLKISAKFDENLVLGYGVQKSQPQLRSILDKTIATIDEETKQAIASRWTSIKIENGISHAVLLKILLVVLLVVLIIYYRYRKMSTEKNALEAISMIDSLTELFNRRKIDRLIDSEVKRIRTKGCFSLILIDIDNFKNINDSYGHDVGDIVLKHIAQILKSSVRKKDSAGRWGGEEFLIVCPDTSKEEAAKFAERIRIAIENESFEKILKVTASVGVAEYNRENIGDTSLIRRLDKALYDSKRDGKNRVTVAL
- a CDS encoding porin family protein; translation: MKKITFSLISILSLSGLSFGGGNVVPIVPVEEPIVETPVNSAFYVGLGYSYLSSNRTAKLNKPGDPRHGQVVKDTDSNADNILLQVGYQFNPYLALEGRYTFSVGDHSLTHNHLGGIKEDVDIDISNMALYIKPMYPIGDFSIYGLLGYGKVERERHEEPYRSWDGSGFQWGAGVQYAIGDDFSVFVDYTRWYDEEGEPHERLPRLLDTDFSVLSVGISYRF
- a CDS encoding AAA family ATPase produces the protein MSIEKHNILIRNLIRYLKPQCDTQLLQTHISTVILCGDTVYKLKKPVDFGFLDYSTLKKRHLYCMEELRINKRYAPKLYLGIVKITGSIENPEIEGDGKVLDYAVKMRRFEQRNQLDHIADDGRLEIEMAEKIAEMLAGIHTGLESVDPASAYGDPNALYAPMKENFEQLAILDTERFSRKKDAVEMWTYREFNRLRKVLKKRKREGFIRECHGDLHLHNMALYKGKMILFDAIEFNPNLNHIDVISDLAFLLMDLEYRGLFRHSRRVLNRYLELTGDYEGVEVLNFYKTYRAMVRAKVSALRAAQTGKGKEYEAILDEVEGYMDLAIKYTEKTDLFLALTHGFSGSGKSTCALMSVESYGALRIRSDRERMRLFGPNGEKGIEEKYSPDANRKTYERLAKLALVVLRAGLPVVVDATFLKQWQRKLFEQLSVEQDIPFRILDLQCDTEVIRDRIKKRTKLGNDISEADTNILEMQIKNAEELSEDELKYQKIIDCSSMESMMDSLLHR